One stretch of Mangifera indica cultivar Alphonso chromosome 9, CATAS_Mindica_2.1, whole genome shotgun sequence DNA includes these proteins:
- the LOC123225789 gene encoding uncharacterized protein LOC123225789 has translation MSNFKIESCTVETSDGVKLHARVFKPREEKDLKDDHLVIVLVHPYSVLGGCQGLLRGIASGLAGKGYRAVTFDMRGVGKSNGRASLTGFAEVKDVVAVCKWVCENLSTDRILLVGSSAGAPIAGSAVQEIPQVVGYVSLGYPFGMLASILFGRHHKNVLETPKPKLFVMGTRDGFTSVKQLKNKLHSAKGRVETHLIEGVSHFQMEGPEYDAEMVTLILEFIASL, from the exons ATGTCAAACTTCAAAATTGAGTCATGCACAGTCGAAACTTCTGATGGGGTGAAGCTCCACGCCAGAGTGTTCAAACCCAGAGAAGAAAAGGACTTAAAAGATGACCATTTGGTGATTGTTTTGGTCCACCCTTACTCAGTATTGGGCGGCTGCCAAGGCCTCCTGAGAGGCATAGCTTCAGGGCTGGCTGGTAAGGGTTACAGGGCTGTGACTTTTGACATGAGGGGTGTTGGGAAGTCCAATGGAAGAGCTTCCCTTACCGGCTTTGCTGAAGTTAAGGATGTGGTTGCTGTCTGCAAATGGGTTTGTGAAAATCTCTCCACTGATAGGATCTTGTTGGTGGGTTCTTCTGCAG GTGCACCAATTGCAGGTTCTGCGGTTCAGGAGATTCCACAAGTTGTGGGCTATGTAAGTTTGGGGTACCCTTTTGGTATGCTAGCTTCAATCCTATTTGGGCGACACCATAAAAACGTCCTTGAAACCCCAAAGCCGAAGCTCTTTGTTATGGGAACGCGGGACGGGTTTACCAGTGTAAAACAGCTGAAGAACAAGCTGCATTCTGCAAAGGGGCGAGTAGAAACCCATCTAATTGAAGGAGTAAGCCACTTCCAGATGGAAGGCCCTGAATATGATGCTGAGATGGTGACTCTTATCCTTGAATTCATTGCATCATTGTAG